The sequence below is a genomic window from Fundidesulfovibrio magnetotacticus.
CAGCCCGGCACCAACACCGTGGCCGTGGTGGAGGCCGTGAAGAAGCTCCTGCCGGAGTTCAAGGCGCAGCTCCCGGCCTCGGTGAACATGGAGATCATGATCGACCGTTCGCTCTCCATCAAGGAATCGGTGGAGGACGTGCAGTTCACGCTGCTGCTCACGGTGTTCCTGGTGATCCTGGTGATCTTCCTCTTCCTGCGCAACCTCTCGGCCACGCTCATCCCCTCGCTGGCCCTGCCGCTCTCGCTGGTGGGCACGTTCGCGGTGATGCAGATGGCGGGCTTCAGCCTGAACAACATCTCGCTCATGGCCCTCACGCTCTCGGTGGGCTTCGTGGTGGACGACGCCATCGTCATGCTCGAGAACATCGTGCGCCACATGGAAATGGGCAAGCCGCCCCTCCAGGCCGCCTACGAAGGCTCCCGGGAAGTGAGCTTCACCATCCTCTCCATGACCGTCTCGCTCACGGCGGTGTTCATCCCCGTGCTCTTCATGGGCGGCGTGGTGGGCAGGCTCTTCAAGGAATTCGCCGTGACCATCAGCGTGGCCATCCTCTTCTCGGGGTTCGTCTCGCTCTCGCTCACACCCATGCTCTGCTCGCTGTGGCTCAAGTCCCACGCGGGCGAGCGCCACGGCAGGCTCTACTGGCTCATCGAGAAGGGCTTCGAGGCCCTGCTTAAAACCTACGAGCGCACCCTGCGCGTGGTCATCGCCCGGCGGAGGATCACCCTGGCCTTCTCGGGGGTGCTGCTGTGCGTGACGGTGTGGCTCTTCGGGGCCATCAACAAGGGCTTCCTGCCCAGCGAGGACATCGGGCAGCTCTCGGTGGTCACCGAGGCCGAGCAGGGCATCAGCTTTCCGGCCATGGTGGAGAAGCAGAAGCGGATCATGGAGATCATCGCCGCCGACGAGAACGTGGAGGGCTACATGTCCGTGGTGGGCGCGGGCGGCCCCGTGTCCACGCTCAACTCGGGGCGCCTGTTCGTGAAGCTCAAGCCGCGCCACGAGCGTCCCCTCTCCGCCGATCAGGTGATCCAGAAGCTGCGCCCCAAGCTGGCCCAGGTGCCCGGCATCATGGCCTTCATGCAGAACCCGCCACCCATCCGACTGGGCGGCATGGCCACCAAGGGCCTCTACCAGTTCACCCTGCAGAACCCCAACACCCAGGACCTCTTCAACTATTCGGTGGAACTGGAGAACAAGCTGCGCGAGATCCCCCTGCTCCAGGACGTGAACTCCGACCTCCAGCTCAAAAACCCCCAGGTGTTCCTGGAGATCGACCGCGACAAGACCGCCGCCCTGGGCATCACCGCGCGCCAGATCGAGGACGCCCTCTACACCTCCTACGGCAACCGCCAGATCTCCACCATCTACGCCCCCAACTCCGACTACCAGGTGATCATGGAGCTGCTCCCCGAGTTCCAGAACGACCCGTCCCTCATGAGCAAGCTCTACGTGCGCTCGCCCGTCACCGCCAAACTCGTGCCCCTGGACGTGCTGGTGAAGCGCTCCATGGGCGTGGGGCCGCTCTCGGTGAACCATTCCGGCCAGCTGCCCAGCGTGACCCTCTCCTTCAACCTGCGCCCGGGCGTCTCACTCTCCCAGGCCGTGGAGGCCGTGGAGGGCGTGGCCCGCGCCACCCTGCCCGGCTCGTTCTCCACCAAGTTCGAGGGCACGGCCCAGGCGTTCCAGTCGTCGCTGACGGGCATGTCGCTCCTGGTGGGGCTCTCCATCGTGGTGATCTACATCGTGCTGGGCATCCTCTACGAGTCGTTCATCCACCCGCTGACCATCCTCTCGGGCCTGCCCTCGGCGGGCACGGGCGCGCTGGCCACGCTCATGCTTTTCGGCCACGAACTCGACATCTACGGCTTCGTGGGCATCATCATGCTCATCGGCATCGTGAAGAAGAACGCCATCATGATGATCGACTTCG
It includes:
- a CDS encoding efflux RND transporter permease subunit, yielding MSLSSGFIRRPVMTTLVMAAILIFGAMAYKALPVSDLPNVDFPTIQVTASFPGASPETMSSSVATPLEKQFSTIAGLDSMNSNSTLGTTRVTLQFDLSRNIDAAAQDVNSAIALAVRNMPSEMPNPPTYRKVNPADQPVLYLALTSPTMRLSDLNEYAENMMAQRISMVSGVSQVSVYGSQKYAVRVQLDPDALASREIGIDEVAESVRRANSNLPTGTVSGPKREFTVQSSGKLVRAEFFGPVIVAYKNGAPIRLNEIGRAIDSVENDRRRNFFNGEPGFVLAVQRQPGTNTVAVVEAVKKLLPEFKAQLPASVNMEIMIDRSLSIKESVEDVQFTLLLTVFLVILVIFLFLRNLSATLIPSLALPLSLVGTFAVMQMAGFSLNNISLMALTLSVGFVVDDAIVMLENIVRHMEMGKPPLQAAYEGSREVSFTILSMTVSLTAVFIPVLFMGGVVGRLFKEFAVTISVAILFSGFVSLSLTPMLCSLWLKSHAGERHGRLYWLIEKGFEALLKTYERTLRVVIARRRITLAFSGVLLCVTVWLFGAINKGFLPSEDIGQLSVVTEAEQGISFPAMVEKQKRIMEIIAADENVEGYMSVVGAGGPVSTLNSGRLFVKLKPRHERPLSADQVIQKLRPKLAQVPGIMAFMQNPPPIRLGGMATKGLYQFTLQNPNTQDLFNYSVELENKLREIPLLQDVNSDLQLKNPQVFLEIDRDKTAALGITARQIEDALYTSYGNRQISTIYAPNSDYQVIMELLPEFQNDPSLMSKLYVRSPVTAKLVPLDVLVKRSMGVGPLSVNHSGQLPSVTLSFNLRPGVSLSQAVEAVEGVARATLPGSFSTKFEGTAQAFQSSLTGMSLLVGLSIVVIYIVLGILYESFIHPLTILSGLPSAGTGALATLMLFGHELDIYGFVGIIMLIGIVKKNAIMMIDFALEARRGSDIAPAEAIFQGCMVRFRPIMMTTMAALMGTLPIALGWGAGGEARRPLGLAVVGGLMVSQLLTLYFTPVYYIYLDRFQTWMGKRMGRHSETPEPEPVHR